The genomic DNA TTCGATGATGTTTATCGGTGGTTCTGTGGATATTACAGACCTTTTAAAGGCAACTCAAAGTGTTACAGGAAATGAAAATCAGCAAATTGCATTGGGTATTTGTGTGTTTATCGTCGGTTTTATTTCCCTCATTGTTTTTTTCAAACACCTCAAAGCCTACCTTCATATTCTCCACGAAAGCCTTACCATCAGCCCTTGGAAGGAAACTTTGATCGCGATAGTTTTCTTTATTTTTCAGGTGCTTTATACTTGGTCGGTGCTTAGTTTTTAAGTTGAGAGCATAAAAAAGACCACCGTTCAGTAGTGGTCTTAGCTTCATTGTTTTGGATTATTTTTGAGGCGGATAATGGCTCAATATTTCCGAAATAAGTTGAGGGATTTGCTTTTGCTTAGATTTAGGGTTATCCACTTGGATGCCACTGCCGATGCCTTGCCAAACCAATTTTTGCGTTTTAGCATCAATAAAATCAATGGTCAGCCCGCCCACATTATAGTTAGAAACCCAAGTCCGCTGGACACCTACGCCCCAGCCCCACGGTGAGCCCCAACCCCAAACGCCATAAGGATTGGTGCTGTTCACATCTTCTATTTTTTTATGAGAAGCTTTAAGGTTGATAATTAAATCTGGCGAGGTACTAACGCTCAACCCTTTCTGAGAAAGCTGTTTTGAGATTTCACTCGTTACGCGGTCTTTGTCTAAATCGTTGAGTTTTAAATCATCGGTGCGAAGAGCATAAGTTTTATACTGCGCAAAAGCTGCCGTTTCGGAATAGTCAGTTTTGACATTAAAAGAGCTACAAGAACTGATGCTCAGCGTGCTGGCAGCCAAAGCTAAAAACAATAATTTTTTCATAATTTTTTATTTTAAGGGTTTTGTTTTAAAAGTGTCTGTCTTTTTATCATAGCCGTAGGGACAGTGTTTGCAGCCGTTTTTGCAACAGTAGCCACGCTTCAGGTGGAACTTTTCCGTAAACACCTTATAGCCCTGTTCGTTATAATAAAAATCTTCATTTTCTTTGATGTCTTTCATTGGTATAAGTTAAATTTTTATCTTTGTCAAAACATTAGACGAGAGATGATCATAGTATGCCAAAGTTGGCTTAAAAATACAAAAATTAACGGAATTACACTATTCCCCTTTATTTTTTTGAGAAATACTGCGGATAGAGGGAATAAAGTGCTCATCAACCATGAGAAAATCCACCTGAGGCAGCAGTTAGAATTGGGCATTGTGTTCTTTTATTTATGGTATGTGGTGGAGTTTTATGTGCTGTGGTTCAGGTATAAAAATCCGTATAAAGCTTATAGGAATATCCGTTTTGAGCGTGAAGCCTACGCCAATGAACACCGAATGAATTACCTTAAACAAAGAAAATTTTGGGCGTTTTGGAACTATTAAACCTTGCAAATTTACCCGACCGACCTCTCATTTCTATCCCATTAGAACATTCATCGGTGGCGCTTTATATTAAACGGGAAGATAGGGTGCATCCAGAAATTTCAGGGAACAAATTTTGGAAATTGTGGCATAATATCCATTATTATCTTCACCAAAAGCCTAAGCATCCTTTGCTCATCACTTTTGGTGGGGCTTTTTCTAACCATATTGCGGCTACGGCGGCGCTCGGGCGCTTGCTCAAGATTCCGACTATTGGTATTATTAGAGGCGAGGAATGGGCAACCCAGTGGCAGGATAACCCCACATTAGCTAAGGCGTATGCAGATGGTATGCGCTTCCAATGCGTGAGTAGAACCACCTACCGAGATAAGGCGGCTTATACAGAGCTCCTAAAAAAAGACTTCCCCGAAGCGCTCATCATCCCCGAAGGAGGCTCTAATGCGTTGGGAGTGCAGGGCATTCAGCATATGCTCAATGAAGAAACCAAAACTTTTGATTATCTTTGCACAGCGGTAGGCACGGGCGGCACGGTGGCAGGCTTGTCAAAATATGCAGCACCGCATCAGCAAGTTTTGGGGTTTAAGGTGGTTAATGATACCTCTTTAGAGGCGCAAGTGAAAACTTGGAGTGGGCGAGAGAACACCACGCTCATTGATGCTTTTGGCGCTGGCTATGGGAAAATATCGGTGGCGTTGGTGGATTTTATCAATGGATTTTATCAAGACTATCAACAGCCTTTGGATCCGATATACACAGGAAAAATGATGATGCAGCTACTCCAGATGATTGCGCAAAATAAATTTCCAGAAGGGAGCCGTATTTTGGCGTTTCATACTGGTGGCTTGCAAGGGATTATCGGTGCCAATAAGATGCTGAAGAAACAAAATAGAAACTTAATCAATATTCAATTATAAGGTAAAAATCTACACCGTAGAACTTTATTAAATCATTATTATGAAGAAATTTTTGGTAGCGTGTGCCCTTGTAGCACTTTCAAAAATACCAGCTCAAACTTGGGCTACAGATGACCAATACATCCAGCGTTTTGCCGCTTATGCCGTGGAGGAGATGGAGAAATATAAAATCCCTGCGAGCATCACTTTGGCACAAGGACTTTTAGAAACGGGTGGCGGACAATCGCGCTTGGCACAAGAGGGCAACAACCATTTTGGGATTAAATGTAAAGAAGACTGGACAGGCAGAACTATGCGCCACACAGATGATGCGCCCAACGAGTGTTTCCGTGTGTATGATGACCCTAAACAATCGTATGAAGACCACTCTAAATTTTTGGCTTTCAGAAAGTATTATGTCAATTTATTTAAACTCAACCCCAAAGATTATCGCGCTTGGGCACATGGTTTGAAGAAAGCAGGCTATGCCACCAACCCTCGCTATGCTTATATTTTAATCGATAGGATAGAAAAATATAGACTCTACGAGTTTGATAATACCAACTCTAACGAGGTGCTGTATACCGTGCTGAAACTCTATCCAGAACTCAATAACGATACTGAGTTTATGGCGAAATTATCAGGCAACCGCACCAACCCAACTTCTACCAAAACTCCAAAAGATCCTGTAACGGTTATTGTGCCGTACAAGCAAACCTCCTACGCAGAGCAACAAAAAACAGCGGAACAATTACGGAAAGAGAAATTGGCATTGCTCAATAACATTACGGTGAAAAGGCATCCTAACGGCGGACTTAAATACATCATCATCCCTACAGATACCGATTTGGCGTACATCGCTAAAAAGTTTGATGTGAGAGAAGGACGCCTGACCAAGTGGAATGAACTCACCAATAACCGACTAAAAACCAATGATATTCTATTTTTAGAATCCAAAAATTCATCAGGAAATGTAGCGACTTATAGAGCTGCGGCAGGCGATACCATGCATCTTATTGCTCAAAAATTTGGCATCAAACTGAATAAGTTATACCGCAAAAACAGAATGGAAGTCGGCGAAGAGCCACAGCAAGGGCAAGTGATTTATCTGCAATCTAAAAAACCGAGAAACTAATTTCATCAAAATAGAAAATCCTGACGGTGGCATCTATTTTCGCTGAGGATTTTCACATTTTTTAAAACAAAAAATTATGCTATACCAAAGAAGTAGCGCTTTGTTCCAAGAAGCCAAACAATACATTCCAGGGGGCGTTAATTCCCCTGTGCGCGCGTTTAAATCGGTGGGTGGCACGCCTATTTTTATGAAATCTGCCCAAGGCGCCTACCTTACCGATGCAGATGACAGAACTTATATTGACTACATCAACTCGTGGGGGCCAGCCATTTTGGGGCACACGCATCCTGTGGTGTTGGAGGAAGTAAAAAAGCAAGCCGACAAAGGTTTTTCCTTTGGTACCCCTACCGAATTGGAAACCGAAATTGCAAAATTCATCACCGAAAATGTCCCGAATATCGACCAAATTAGAATGGTTTCTTCAGGAACTGAGGCTTGTATGAGTGCTATCCGCTTGGCACGAGGCTATACAGGACGAGATAAAATCATCAAGTTTGAAGGCTGTTACCATGGGCATTCGGATTCGTTTTTGATTAAAGCGGGCAGTGGTGCGGCGACTTTTGGCAACCCTAATTCGCCAGGCGTTACGCAGGGCACGGCGCAAGATACCCTATTGGCGCGGTATAACGATTGGGAGCAAGTGCAAGACCTCTTCCGCCTTAATGAAGGGCAGATTGCCGCTGTGATTATAGAACCTGTGGCAGGGAATATGGGCTGCGTATTGCCGGAGAATGATTTTCTACAAAATCTGAGAAGCATTTGTGATGAAAACGGCAGTCTTCTCATCTTTGATGAGGTGATGACAGGCTTCCGCTTGGCTTTTGGTGGGGCACAAGAGGTCTATGGCGTAAGAGCCGATTTGGTGACTTATGGCAAGGTGATTGGCGGCGGTATGCCAGTGGGCGCCTTTGCAGGAAGACAAGAAATTATGGATAGCTTGGCACCAAAAGGGGCGGTATATCAGGCGGGAACGCTCAGCGGCAATCCTATTGCAATGCGGGCAGGCTTGACCACTCTAAAGCTGATCAAGGAAACGCCAGACTTTTATGCCAACCTCAGTAAAACCACAGAAACTTTAGATTTTGAAATCGGAAAAATATTGAATGAAAAAGGCATTGCCCACCGCATCAACCGCAAAGGCTCTATGATGTCTGTGTTTTTCCACACCAACCGAGTGTCCAACTTTGATGAGGCTCAAAAAGCCAATCACTCGTTGTTTAATACCTTTTTTCATCATCTTTTAGAGCGTGGCGTTTATCTGCCGCCAAGCGGCTACGAGACTTGGTTTATCTCTTCAGCTATTACGGATAAAGAAATAGACCAAACCCTGGAAGCGGTAAGAAGTTTAGAATATTAGAATAAAAAATCCCTCTTTATTATATAAGGAGGGATTTTTTTAGCGATACGATTTATTGTGCTTCGGCATATTGTTTAAAGTGATTTAAAATGGCTTGCCAACCTTGCCTTTGCATTTCTATGGGGTGCTCGGTTTCAGGGTCAAAGCTGAGTGTGAGCCGCGTGCCATGTTCTACCGCTTCAAAGGTCACAGTAGCCTCCCGACCACCAAATTCATAAGTGAAACTTTCCAAAAGTTTTAGCGCGGTATAGGTGGCTGTAAAGTCAAAGCCCATGCTGCCATCTTTGGCTTCCATACGCGTTTGGTAAGTGCCGCCCACCCGCAAATCATTAGTGGCAGAGGGGCAGTGCCAACTCTCATCCGCAAAGTTCCATTGGGTAATATGTTGAGGTTCGGTATAATACGCCCAAACCTGCGCCAGAGGCTTATTGACCTCTGTGC from Riemerella columbina includes the following:
- a CDS encoding DUF4136 domain-containing protein, giving the protein MKKLLFLALAASTLSISSCSSFNVKTDYSETAAFAQYKTYALRTDDLKLNDLDKDRVTSEISKQLSQKGLSVSTSPDLIINLKASHKKIEDVNSTNPYGVWGWGSPWGWGVGVQRTWVSNYNVGGLTIDFIDAKTQKLVWQGIGSGIQVDNPKSKQKQIPQLISEILSHYPPQK
- a CDS encoding DUF5522 domain-containing protein produces the protein MKDIKENEDFYYNEQGYKVFTEKFHLKRGYCCKNGCKHCPYGYDKKTDTFKTKPLK
- a CDS encoding 1-aminocyclopropane-1-carboxylate deaminase/D-cysteine desulfhydrase translates to MGVLELLNLANLPDRPLISIPLEHSSVALYIKREDRVHPEISGNKFWKLWHNIHYYLHQKPKHPLLITFGGAFSNHIAATAALGRLLKIPTIGIIRGEEWATQWQDNPTLAKAYADGMRFQCVSRTTYRDKAAYTELLKKDFPEALIIPEGGSNALGVQGIQHMLNEETKTFDYLCTAVGTGGTVAGLSKYAAPHQQVLGFKVVNDTSLEAQVKTWSGRENTTLIDAFGAGYGKISVALVDFINGFYQDYQQPLDPIYTGKMMMQLLQMIAQNKFPEGSRILAFHTGGLQGIIGANKMLKKQNRNLINIQL
- a CDS encoding glucosaminidase domain-containing protein gives rise to the protein MKKFLVACALVALSKIPAQTWATDDQYIQRFAAYAVEEMEKYKIPASITLAQGLLETGGGQSRLAQEGNNHFGIKCKEDWTGRTMRHTDDAPNECFRVYDDPKQSYEDHSKFLAFRKYYVNLFKLNPKDYRAWAHGLKKAGYATNPRYAYILIDRIEKYRLYEFDNTNSNEVLYTVLKLYPELNNDTEFMAKLSGNRTNPTSTKTPKDPVTVIVPYKQTSYAEQQKTAEQLRKEKLALLNNITVKRHPNGGLKYIIIPTDTDLAYIAKKFDVREGRLTKWNELTNNRLKTNDILFLESKNSSGNVATYRAAAGDTMHLIAQKFGIKLNKLYRKNRMEVGEEPQQGQVIYLQSKKPRN
- the hemL gene encoding glutamate-1-semialdehyde 2,1-aminomutase, yielding MLYQRSSALFQEAKQYIPGGVNSPVRAFKSVGGTPIFMKSAQGAYLTDADDRTYIDYINSWGPAILGHTHPVVLEEVKKQADKGFSFGTPTELETEIAKFITENVPNIDQIRMVSSGTEACMSAIRLARGYTGRDKIIKFEGCYHGHSDSFLIKAGSGAATFGNPNSPGVTQGTAQDTLLARYNDWEQVQDLFRLNEGQIAAVIIEPVAGNMGCVLPENDFLQNLRSICDENGSLLIFDEVMTGFRLAFGGAQEVYGVRADLVTYGKVIGGGMPVGAFAGRQEIMDSLAPKGAVYQAGTLSGNPIAMRAGLTTLKLIKETPDFYANLSKTTETLDFEIGKILNEKGIAHRINRKGSMMSVFFHTNRVSNFDEAQKANHSLFNTFFHHLLERGVYLPPSGYETWFISSAITDKEIDQTLEAVRSLEY
- a CDS encoding SRPBCC family protein: MELEKITISTEVNKPLAQVWAYYTEPQHITQWNFADESWHCPSATNDLRVGGTYQTRMEAKDGSMGFDFTATYTALKLLESFTYEFGGREATVTFEAVEHGTRLTLSFDPETEHPIEMQRQGWQAILNHFKQYAEAQ